A genome region from Eremothecium gossypii ATCC 10895 chromosome VII, complete sequence includes the following:
- the RPC17 gene encoding DNA-directed RNA polymerase III subunit RPC17 (Syntenic homolog of Saccharomyces cerevisiae YJL011C (RPC17)): MKVEATRDAFISDYEALQFMSHLQRKHQWVVDEDVEMADDRRRKKKQYNHPELQAITKDVVNYLTTNKNADPEEEQQAVKSGITRMNDEKFTTLMRTLNQFDLYKAEKLQLVNQLPVNIVHLYALVEECDSRFSEEQVSAIIDAITTACV; this comes from the coding sequence ATGAAGGTTGAGGCCACCAGGGATGCTTTTATCAGCGACTATGAGGCGCTACAATTCATGTCGCATCTCCAAAGGAAGCACCAATGGGTGGTAGACGAGGATGTCGAAATGGCAGACGACCGCCGTAGGAAGAAGAAACAATACAACCACCCGGAGCTGCAGGCCATCACAAAGGACGTTGTGAACTATCTAACGACCAACAAAAACGCCGACCCTGAGGAGGAACAGCAAGCTGTCAAGTCAGGGATTACGAGGATGAACGATGAAAAGTTCACCACCCTTATGCGTACGTTGAACCAGTTCGATCTCTATAAGGCTGAAAAATTACAGCTGGTTAACCAGTTACCGGTGAATATCGTTCACCTATATGCTCTTGTCGAGGAGTGTGATAGTAGGTTCAGCGAGGAGCAGGTATCTGCCATTATCGACGCCATCACAACAGCATGCGTATAA
- the CRH1 gene encoding transglycosylase (Syntenic homolog of Saccharomyces cerevisiae YGR189C (CRH1)), with translation MHVPLGLLVAMSWCAGSAATAVQMCNPLKEKKCPENIALAASILEEFKDVPPGFSNYTDTGIVGYGPNGASFTLAKRWDNPAIMSDFYLMYGKVEVTFKAAPGKGIVSSFYLQSDARDEIDLEWLGGDTAQFQTNFFCKGNVTTYTRGAFHNVSRPQEEFHTYTIDWKMDELVFYLDGKPIRRVKNDTSEGYPQSPMRLYMGVWAGGDPTNHPGTVEWAGGQTDYSKVPFTAYIKRIIASDYSSGRSYMYSDVSEKGVTIHSTQGKIYGRYDTAQEEFNRIQREEKLDYSDLPLSAFSPNLASGSSEATSVTSSATSVTSSATSVTSSAGSVTSGVTSSATTGVSSATATGNSTSGTQVSSSARASSDHSLAATLLSSGHSTSQLSSTTSLTPSKSTTPVLTSRGTVETTPSSTVTPDASSIASFPVSENGAKRSYMPLTYVAALGILSLMG, from the coding sequence ATGCATGTGCCATTGGGTTTACTAGTTGCGATGTCGTGGTGCGCAGGCAGCGCAGCCACCGCAGTTCAAATGTGCAACCCGCTTAAGGAGAAGAAGTGCCCAGAGAACATTGCGCTCGCTGCGTCAATCCTTGAGGAATTCAAGGATGTGCCTCCAGGGTTCTCAAATTACACGGACACTGGTATAGTGGGTTATGGGCCTAACGGGGCGTCGTTCACGTTGGCCAAACGGTGGGACAATCCGGCGATTATGTCGGACTTCTACCTCATGTACGGGAAGGTGGAGGTGACGTTTAAGGCGGCTCCGGGCAAGGGCATCGTGTCCAGCTTCTACTTGCAGAGCGACGCGCGAGACGAAATAGACCTTGAGTGGCTTGGCGGCGATACGGCGCAGTTCCAGACCAACTTCTTCTGCAAGGGCAACGTGACGACGTACACGCGGGGCGCGTTCCACAATGTCAGCCGCCCACAGGAAGAGTTCCACACGTATACGATTGACTGGAAGATGGATGAGCTTGTGTTCTACCTCGATGGCAAGCCGATCCGCCGGGTAAAGAACGACACCTCTGAGGGATACCCACAATCGCCAATGAGATTGTACATGGGCGTGTGGGCGGGCGGCGATCCCACAAACCATCCGGGCACTGTTGAGTGGGCCGGTGGGCAAACAGACTATAGCAAGGTGCCCTTCACAGCGTATATCAAGCGCATCATTGCTTCCGACTATTCTTCAGGCAGGTCTTATATGTACAGTGATGTATCGGAGAAGGGCGTAACCATCCATTCTACACAAGGGAAGATATATGGTAGATACGATACAGCCCAAGAGGAATTTAACAGGATACAAAGGGAGGAGAAGTTAGATTATTCAGACCTTCCGCTGAGCGCCTTCTCTCCCAACTTAGCTAGCGGCTCCTCGGAAGCGACTTCTGTCACCTCATCAGCGACTTCTGTCACCTCATCAGCGACTTCTGTCACCTCATCAGCGGGTTCTGTCACATCGGGCGTGACTTCATCTGCCACCACCGGAGTTAGCTCTGCCACAGCTACAGGAAATTCGACTTCTGGGACGCAGGTATCTAGCTCTGCTCGTGCTTCATCTGACCACAGTCTCGCGGCCACTTTGCTTTCCAGCGGGCATTCGACAAGCCAGCTGTCAAGCACTACTTCCTTGACGCCTTCGAAGTCTACCACTCCAGTTTTGACATCCCGTGGCACGGTGGAAACCACTCCCAGCTCAACGGTGACTCCAGATGCATCATCAATAGCCTCCTTTCCAGTTTCTGAAAACGGGGCAAAGCGGTCCTACATGCCGCTGACGTACGTGGCTGCACTGGGCATCCTTTCGTTAATGGGCTAA
- the HIP1 gene encoding histidine permease (Syntenic homolog of Saccharomyces cerevisiae YGR191W (HIP1)): protein MDSGMCHVLVTKFADTSTKQEMSNSRSYLTTTAHQSLSSEALSMGSLDARSPQKDVWYTRLLNDFKRADEGETTRSVADSDMEVDGKRYKEMTDVERAVCDAARNSSQLSKNLSIRHLLTLAVGGAIGTGLFVNSGASLNTGGPGSILIAWTLISTCLFTIVNSLGELASAFPVVGGFNVYITRFVEPSFGFAVNISYLAQWAVLLPLELAAASITIKYWNNKINSDAWVAIFYVCIALANMLDVKSFGETEFVLSMVKILAIFGFAILGTVLICGGGPVGGFIGAKYWHDPGAFVGDTPGAQFKGLCSVFVTAAFSYSGTELVGVSAAESINPRYTIPRASKRSFWLITSSYLLVLTIAGCLVPSNDPRLLNGMSSVDVAASPLVIAIENGGIRGVPSLMNAIILIAIISVANSSVYACSRCMVSMAQVGNLPKVFNYIDRKGRPLVAILATLVFGLLSFVAASDKQEAIFTWLSALSGLSTLFCWFAINISHIRFRRAMCAQQRSLDELPYLSLTGVLGSWYGAAVLLFVLVLSFWTSLFPPGSSGPSAESFFEGYLSFPIFLICYISHKLYKRDWRLFIPAGQIDVDSGRRALDIEELKEQKLREQAETAKKPFYVRWWIFWC, encoded by the coding sequence ATGGACAGTGGCATGTGTCACGTGCTAGTGACCAAATTCGCTGACACCTCTACAAAGCAAGAGATGAGTAACAGTCGATCTTACTTGACAACGACAGCTCACCAATCCCTCAGTTCAGAAGCGCTCAGCATGGGTTCACTCGATGCGCGCAGTCCTCAGAAGGACGTGTGGTATACTAGACTGCTCAACGATTTCAAGCGGGCTGACGAAGGAGAAACCACCCGGTCCGTTGCGGACTCGGATATGGAGGTGGACGGGAAGCGCTACAAGGAGATGACTGACGTGGAGCGCGCCGTGTGCGACGCCGCGCGAAACTCCTCGCAGCTCAGCAAAAATCTGTCGATCCGACACCTGCTGACACTGGCAGTGGGTGGTGCTATCGGCACGGGTCTGTTCGTGAACTCAGGCGCGTCGCTGAACACCGGCGGCCCGGGCTCCATTCTAATCGCATGGACGCTAATTTCTACATGTTTGTTTACCATCGTCAACTCGCTCGGTGAACTTGCCTCTGCGTTCCCGGTTGTAGGCGGTTTCAACGTGTACATCACACGCTTCGTGGAGCCCTCTTTTGGCTTCGCCGTCAACATCAGTTACCTTGCCCAGTGGGCAGTGCTCCTGCCACTGGAGCTGGCAGCTGCATCCATTACCATCAAATACTGGAACAATAAAATCAACTCGGACGCCTGGGTTGCCATCTTCTACGTCTGCATAGCGCTCGCCAATATGCTGGATGTTAAATCGTTTGGCGAAACAGAGTTTGTGCTTTCGATGGTCAAGATTCTGGCCATCTTTGGCTTTGCCATCCTAGGTACGGTGCTCATCTGCGGCGGTGGGCCTGTTGGAGGTTTCATTGGTGCCAAGTACTGGCATGATCCTGGCGCCTTCGTCGGAGACACCCCGGGAGCCCAGTTTAAGGGTCTCTGCTCTGTTTTCGTGACTGCGGCGTTCAGTTACAGTGGCACCGAGCTCGTCGGCGTGTCAGCTGCCGAATCGATAAACCCGCGCTACACCATTCCGCGCGCATCCAAGAGATCTTTCTGGCTCATTACCTCCTCATACCTCCTGGTGCTCACCATCGCAGGCTGCCTCGTCCCCAGCAACGACCCCAGACTGTTGAATGGTATGTCATCGGTCGACGTCGCGGCGTCGCCACTCGTTATCGCCATCGAAAACGGCGGTATTAGGGGCGTGCCATCGTTGATGAATGCAATCATCCTGATCGCCATCATCTCGGTCGCGAACAGCTCGGTGTATGCATGCTCGAGGTGCATGGTATCGATGGCGCAGGTCGGAAATCTGCCCAAGGTCTTCAACTACATCGACAGGAAGGGACGCCCGCTCGTCGCCATCCTGGCCACCCTAGTGTTTGGGCTGCTGTCCTTCGTCGCCGCCAGTGACAAGCAGGAGGCAATCTTCACCTGGCTGAGCGCGCTGTCCGGCCTCTCGACCCTCTTCTGCTGGTTCGCCATCAACATCTCACATATCCGTTTCCGGCGTGCGATgtgcgcgcagcagcgctcGCTTGACGAACTTCCCTACCTCTCGCTCACGGGCGTCCTAGGCTCGTGGTACGGCGCTGCAGTGCTGTTGttcgtcctcgtcctctCCTTCTGGACTTCGCTGTTCCCCCCGGGCAGCTCCGGGCCCTCTGCAGAGTCGTTCTTTGAGGGCTACCTGTCCTTCCCTATCTTCCTGATTTGCTACATCAGCCATAAGCTCTACAAGAGGGACTGGCGCCTCTTCATACCTGCTGGACAGATCGACGTGGACAGCGGCAGACGCGCGCTCGATATCGAGGAGCTGAAAGAGCAGAAGCTCCGTGAGCAGGCAGAGACCGCCAAGAAGCCGTTTTACGTCAGATGGTGGATTTTCTGGTGTTGA
- the SUI2 gene encoding translation initiation factor eIF2 subunit alpha (Syntenic homolog of Saccharomyces cerevisiae YJR007W (SUI2)), producing MSTSNCRFYENKYPEVDDVVMVNVQQIAEMGAYVKLLEYDNIEGMVLLSELSRRRIRSIQKLIRVGKNEVVVVLRVDKEKGYIDLSKRRVSSEDMIKCEERYQKSKAVHSILRQCAEKFQFPLEDLYKTIAWPLSRKYGHAYDAFKLSIVDETVWEGIEPPSAEIFEELKQYISRRLTPQAIKIRADVEVSCFSYEGIEAIKEALKAAEATSTEQMQVKVKLVAAPLYVITTQALDKNQGIEALNHAISKIEEYIAKYQGVCNVTMPPKAVTATEDAELQALLESKELENRSDSEEEDSDYE from the coding sequence ATGTCCACTTCTAATTGTAGATTCTATGAGAACAAGTACCCAGAAGTCGACGATGTCGTCATGGTCAACGTGCAGCAGATCGCGGAGATGGGTGCATATGTGAAATTGTTAGAATACGACAATATCGAGGGCATGGTGCTATTATCGGAGTTGTCGCGGAGACGTATCCGTTCCATTCAGAAGTTGATCCGTGTGGGCAAGAACGAGGTGGTGGTTGTGCTGCGTGTGGACAAGGAGAAGGGCTACATCGACCTCTCCAAGAGACGGGTGTCGAGCGAGGACATGATCAAATGTGAAGAGAGGTACCAGAAATCAAAAGCCGTGCATTCGATCCTACGCCAGTGCGCGGAGAAGTTCCAGTTTCCACTGGAGGACCTGTACAAGACCATTGCATGGCCGTTGAGTCGAAAGTACGGCCACGCCTACGACGCGTTCAAGCTCTCGATTGTCGACGAGACGGTATGGGAGGGCATCGAGCCGCCCTCTGCGGAGATATTCGAGGAGCTCAAACAGTACATCAGCAGGCGTCTGACCCCGCAGGCCATCAAGATCCGTGCGGACGTCGAGGTCTCCTGTTTCAGCTACGAGGGTATCGAGGCCATCAAGGAGGCGCTGAAGGCCGCGGAAGCCACCTCCACAGAGCAGATGCAGGTCAAGGTAAAGCTGGTCGCCGCTCCTTTGTACGTCATCACCACCCAGGCGCTGGACAAGAACCAAGGTATTGAAGCGCTAAACCACGCCATCTCCAAGATCGAAGAGTACATTGCCAAGTACCAGGGTGTGTGCAATGTCACTATGCCACCGAAGGCGGTCACTGCCACTGAGGATGCAGAGTTGCAAGCATTGCTGGAGAGCAAGGAGTTGGAGAATAGGTCCGATTCGGAGGAAGAGGATTCTGATTATGAGTAA